The Bacillus andreraoultii sequence AGAAAAGTACTTAAAGCAGATCCTAAAAAGAAGGCAATAATTAAACCAAGCACAAGGCCAATCGTTCCAAATAACAAGTCTAAAATAGGGGCTTTAATTAAAGTTTCTTCTATCCACTTAATAAAATTAATCACATATTTAACGGCCCAAAAGGTAATAAGATAAAAGATGATGGCGCCTAAAATTGCAGAAACATAAGGATTATCGATAATAGCAACTTGATCTAAATTTACCACGCTATATAAAAAGGGCAAAAATAGGACACCTAACGTTCCGCCAACAAGTAGAAAGCAAATTTGTACAATTCGTGTTAGCATTTATTCACCTCCTCATATTCATTATAAACAATTACAATTTTTTGAAACGCAAAATTATATATTTATTTTATGTTTTTATTAGCAAAACAATCGATTCCTTTTATTTTTCAATGATTTACTCAAATGCAACCTTGAGTGCTTCTTTGATTGTGCTAACGCCAATAATTTGTATCGATTGTACATTTTCTAATCCATTCATATTATTTTTTGGTATGATAATTCGATTGAAACCTAACTTTCCCGCTTCTCGAACTCTTTGTTCAATACGCGATACTCGTCTAATCTCACCAGTTAATCCAACTTCACCAATAAAGCAATCTGTTGCACGCGTCGGTTTATCTTTAAAACTTGAAGCGATACTTAGTGCTATTGCTAAATCTATTGCTGGTTCATCTAATTTAACTCCACCTGCTGCTTTTAAATAAGCATCTTGATTTTGTAATAACATGCCAACACGCTTTTCTAAGACAGCCATTAATAATGACACACGATTATGGTCAATCCCTGTTGCCATTCTTCGTGGGTTACCGAAAGTGGTTGGTGACACTAATGATTGGATTTCTACTAAAATTGGTCTTGTTCCTTCCATCGAAGCAACAACCGTAGAACCTGAGGAACCCATTGAACGTTCCTCTAAAAAAATTTCAGAAGGATTTGCTACATCAATTAAGCCTTCTTCTTTCATTTCAAAAATACCGATCTCATTTGTAGATCCAAAGCGGTTTTTTACAGCACGCAAAATTCGAAACGTATGATGGCGTTCTCCTTCAAAATATAAAACCGTATCAACCATATGTTCCAATAAACGTGGTCCTGCGATTGCCCCCTCTTTCGTCACATGTCCAACAATAAAAATGGGAATCCCACTCGTTTTAGCTATCCGCATCATTTCACTTGTACATTCTCTAACTTGTGAAACGGACCCAGGTGCTGATGTTACATCCGGATGATAGATTGTTTGAATAGAGTCAATAACGGCAAAATCTGGCTTTATTTCCTGTATTGTATGGTCAATTAATTGTAAGTCTGTTTCTGATAAAACAAATAAGTTACTAGACAATGCACCTAAACGGTCTGCTCGTAGTTTTGTTTGTTTTACTGATTCTTCACCAGAGATATAGAGGACCTTTAACCCCTTGTTAGCCAATTGGTTAGAAACTTGTAATAATAAAGTGGACTTCCCGATACCAGGGTCACCACCGATTAATACGAGGGAACCGGATACAATTCCTCCCCCTAACACGCGGTTTAGTTCTTTAGAATTAGTGTAAGTTCTTGTTTCCTCTTTTGACTCAACTGAATTAATTGGTACTGCCTTTCGTTCTGTTTGTATGGATGAGGAATGAGAAAACACGGCACGTCTATTTCCCTTTACCTCCTTGATTTCTTCCACAAACGTATTCCACTGATTGCAACTTGGGCAGCGACCTAACCATTTTGGCGATTCATAGCCACAAGAATGGCAAGTGAATTTTGTTTTTACTTTAGCCATAAAATTCTCCTCTATATGTGAAAAACATTTGTATGTTTATCGACTATTTAATTTTCCCATAGATATAATAACGAGGCAACCCTACTAAAGTTGTTTTTTAGGAAAGTTGCCTCTTCTTACTCTTTTAATATTTACTATAGGGCATATGAAAATTTATTTAGGACAATACATTTGTTTTTACTTTAAATTCCCCATTCTCGACATCTACTGTAATATGTTGTCCTGGCTTAATATTGCCTTTTAATAGCTCTTCCGATAATAAATCTTCTACATGTTTCTGAATGGCTCTCCGAAGTGGTCTTGCGCCATATTCAGGGTCAAATCCTTCTTCAGTAAGTTTATCTTTTGCTCCATCCGTCATCGTTAGTTCAATATTTTGTTCTTTTAATTGTTTTGTTAAAGACCCCAGCAATAATCCAACAATATTTCTTAAATGTTCTTTCTCTAGTGAATGGAAAACAATAAACTCATCAATCCGGTTTAAAAACTCCGGTCGGAAAGCCTTTTTCAATTCATCCATCACTCGATTTTTCATATCTTTATAATCTTGCTCACCATCTTGAACACTAAATCCAACATACTTGTTTCGTTTTAATGATTCTGCACCAATATTTGATGTCATAATTAATACAGTATTCCGGAAGTCCACTGTTCTTCCTTTTGAGTCTGTTAAACGACCGTCTTCTAACACTTGTAATAAAATATTGAACACATCTGGGTGCGCCTTTTCAATTTCATCGAGCAATACAACTGAATATGGTTTTCTTCTCACTTTTTCAGTTAATTGACCACCTTCGTCATATCCGACATATCCTGGAGGAGAACCAACTAATCTTGACGTTGAGTGTTTCTCCATATATTCACTCATATCAATTCGTATCATCGCATCTTCATCACCAAACATCGCTTCAGCAAGGGCGCGGGCTAATTCTGTTTTCCCTACACCTGTTGGTCCTAAGAAAATAAATGAACCAATTGGACGTTTCGGATCTTTCAATCCAGCCCTCGCTCTTCTAACTGCCTTTGCAATTGCCTTAACAGCCTCTGCTTGACCGACGACCCGGTTATGAAGAATTTCTTCAAGCTTGAGCAGTTTTTCCGTTTCCGTTTGGGCTATTTTCGAAACAGGAACTCCTGTCCAGCTAGAAACAACACTAGCAACATCTTCTACAGTAACTTGACTATTTTCTTTTCCTTGTTTTTCCTTCCAACTCTTTTTCGTCTCTTCAAGTTGTTCACGAAGCCTTTGTTCCATATCTCTTAATGAAGCTGCCTTTTCAAATTCCTGGCTTTGTACAGCCGCATCCTTTTCTTTCCGGACCTCGTCTAATTTTACTTCTAATTCTTTTAAATTTGGCGGTGTTGTGAAACTACGAAGGCGTACTTTTGAGCCAGCCTCATCAATCACATCGATTGCTTTGTCAGGTAAAAAGCGATCAGAAATATAGCGGTCAGATAAGTTAACAGCCGCTTCTATAGCCTCATCTGAAATTGCTACTCGGTGGTGAGCTTCATAACGATCCCGTAATCCTTTTAAAATTTGGATAGATTCTTCAACTGTTGGCTCGTCAACCATAATCGGTTGGAATCTCCGTTCAAGTGCTGCATCTTTTTCAATATATTTCCGGTATTCATCTAAAGTTGTTGCACCAATACATTGTAATTCACCGCGTGCGAGTGATGGTTTTAAAATATTGGACGCATCAATTGCTCCTTCCGCTCCCCCAGCACCGATTAATGTGTGTAATTCATCGATAAATAGAATGATGTTACCAGCTTGGCGTATTTCATCCATTACTTTCTTTAGACGATCCTCAAACTCACCACGATATTTTGTTCCAGCTACAACCGTTCCCATATCTAATGTCATTACTCGTTTATTTCGTAATATTTCTGGGACTTCATTATTAACAATTTGTTGTGCTAACCCTTCTGCTATCGCTGTTTTCCCTACACCAGGTTCACCGATTAAAACCGGGTTATTTTTTGTCCGTCTACTTAATACTTCAATTACTCGCTGAATTTCCTTACTTCTACCAATGACGGGATCTAAATTTCCATCTCTTGCTACTTGAGTTAGATCTCTAGCTAGACTATCTAGAGTTGGCGTATTCACATTAGATGCTGATCCATTAGAAACTCCAGAGTCACTATTGCCTAGTAATTGTAAAACTTGTTGTCGTGCCTTATTTAAACTTACCCCAAGATTGCTAAGTACACGTGCGGCTACTCCTTCTCCTTCTCTTATTAAACCAAGTAGAATATGCTCCGTACCAACATAAGAGTGGCCTAATTTTCTTGCTTCATCCATCGATAATTCAATAACCTTTTTTGCCCTCGGTGTATATTGTGGTGTTTGTGATAATTCTTTTCCGACACCAATTAAATTTTCAACTTCATTTTGAATTTTTTCAGGAGTAAGTCCAATTGCAAACAATGCTTTTGCCGCAATTCCTTCTCCTTCCCTAACCAAACCTAATAAAATATGTTCTGTACCAACATTGACATGTTTTAAACGAATAGCCTCTTCTTGTGACAGTGCTAATACTTTTTGAGCTCTTTCTGTAAAACGTCCAAATAACATGGATTTACCCCCTTATATTATTTATTAATTTCTAATTGGAGACGTTCACGTATTAATGTCGCCCGTCTAACATCCCTTTCAAACGGTCTTAATTGTCCTCCTGCATATTGTTGTAAAAACCCTGGTTGCGTGAGTATCATTAATTCATTCAATATATTTCTCGATATATTCTGGATGTAACCTAAATCAATTCCTAACCGTACATCTGATAAACATTGTGCGGCTTCTTTCGTCTCAATAATACGGCTATTCTTTAATACACCAAGTGAACGATAAACTTTATCCTCCAATTGAATACCTGATGTTTTCACTACTGCTTCCCTCGCAGATCTTTCTTGGTTAACGATTTGTTCAACGACATTCGTTAAGTCAAGAATAATATCCTCCTCCGACTTGCCAAGTGTAATCTGGTTCGATATTTGGAAAATATTACCCAAAGCTTCACTACCTTCCCCATAAATCCCTCTAACAACTAAACCTAACTGATTTATTGAAGGAATTAAGTGGCGCATTTGCTGGGTCATAACTAAGCCCGGTAAATGAAGCATGACTGAAGCACGTAATCCTGTACCAACATTTGTCGGACAACTAGTTAAGTACCCACGGACTTCGTTAAATGCATAATCGAGATGTTGCTCAAGTTCGTCATCAACAGCATTTGCTAAGTCTAAAGCAGCTTGCAATTGCAATCCTGATAAAATACATTGTATTCGAATATGATCTTCTTCATTAATCATAATGCTAATTTCTTCATTTTGTGATAAAAGACACGCACCCTTTATTGATTGCTCAGCTAAATTTGGACTAATTAAATGCTTTTCAACTAATACTTGTTTTTGTAATGGTTGCAGTTCTTCCATTTTTAATAGCTCTGCGTCTTTAAGTGGATATAAGTTTAAGAGAGGAAGTACATTTTCAACGTTCGTTAAAACATTTTCTGCCTCTTCTTTTGTAAAAATGGTCGGGAATAAATGATCTTCTAAATTTCTTGCTAAACGGATTCTGGAAGTTAATATAATATCAGCTTGAGGGCCATCAGCATTCATCCACGAACTCACAGCTTGGTTTAAAAAACGTTCAATTGACATTAATATTCGCCCCCCTCATTCAGTTGTTTCTCATAGAGACGAATTTCATCACGCACTTCTGCAGCTTTTTCAAATTCTTCTTTTGCAATAAGGGCTTGTAAAGTTTCCTTTAATATACCTATTTTCTTTTGAATATTTAAAGTTCCACCTGTACGTTTTGGTATTTTACCACTATGTTTCCAATTCCCCCCATGCAACCTTTTTAAAAATGGAGTTAGCTGTTCTTGAAATGCATTATAACAATGGGCACAACCAAAACGGCCAATCTTTAAAAATTGATTCATTGTCATGCCACAATGATCACATTGTATAATTCCACTTTCCTGCATCATTGCTTTATTATTTATATGTTCTATATTCGGGCTTAAATTAAATAATCCTGCTAATAAATTATTTATTGATAACCCTGAAGAGTTATTAAACATAAACAAATTCCCTTTATCTTGTGCGCATTGT is a genomic window containing:
- the radA gene encoding DNA repair protein RadA, which produces MAKVKTKFTCHSCGYESPKWLGRCPSCNQWNTFVEEIKEVKGNRRAVFSHSSSIQTERKAVPINSVESKEETRTYTNSKELNRVLGGGIVSGSLVLIGGDPGIGKSTLLLQVSNQLANKGLKVLYISGEESVKQTKLRADRLGALSSNLFVLSETDLQLIDHTIQEIKPDFAVIDSIQTIYHPDVTSAPGSVSQVRECTSEMMRIAKTSGIPIFIVGHVTKEGAIAGPRLLEHMVDTVLYFEGERHHTFRILRAVKNRFGSTNEIGIFEMKEEGLIDVANPSEIFLEERSMGSSGSTVVASMEGTRPILVEIQSLVSPTTFGNPRRMATGIDHNRVSLLMAVLEKRVGMLLQNQDAYLKAAGGVKLDEPAIDLAIALSIASSFKDKPTRATDCFIGEVGLTGEIRRVSRIEQRVREAGKLGFNRIIIPKNNMNGLENVQSIQIIGVSTIKEALKVAFE
- the clpC gene encoding ATP-dependent protease ATP-binding subunit ClpC yields the protein MLFGRFTERAQKVLALSQEEAIRLKHVNVGTEHILLGLVREGEGIAAKALFAIGLTPEKIQNEVENLIGVGKELSQTPQYTPRAKKVIELSMDEARKLGHSYVGTEHILLGLIREGEGVAARVLSNLGVSLNKARQQVLQLLGNSDSGVSNGSASNVNTPTLDSLARDLTQVARDGNLDPVIGRSKEIQRVIEVLSRRTKNNPVLIGEPGVGKTAIAEGLAQQIVNNEVPEILRNKRVMTLDMGTVVAGTKYRGEFEDRLKKVMDEIRQAGNIILFIDELHTLIGAGGAEGAIDASNILKPSLARGELQCIGATTLDEYRKYIEKDAALERRFQPIMVDEPTVEESIQILKGLRDRYEAHHRVAISDEAIEAAVNLSDRYISDRFLPDKAIDVIDEAGSKVRLRSFTTPPNLKELEVKLDEVRKEKDAAVQSQEFEKAASLRDMEQRLREQLEETKKSWKEKQGKENSQVTVEDVASVVSSWTGVPVSKIAQTETEKLLKLEEILHNRVVGQAEAVKAIAKAVRRARAGLKDPKRPIGSFIFLGPTGVGKTELARALAEAMFGDEDAMIRIDMSEYMEKHSTSRLVGSPPGYVGYDEGGQLTEKVRRKPYSVVLLDEIEKAHPDVFNILLQVLEDGRLTDSKGRTVDFRNTVLIMTSNIGAESLKRNKYVGFSVQDGEQDYKDMKNRVMDELKKAFRPEFLNRIDEFIVFHSLEKEHLRNIVGLLLGSLTKQLKEQNIELTMTDGAKDKLTEEGFDPEYGARPLRRAIQKHVEDLLSEELLKGNIKPGQHITVDVENGEFKVKTNVLS
- a CDS encoding protein arginine kinase, translating into MSIERFLNQAVSSWMNADGPQADIILTSRIRLARNLEDHLFPTIFTKEEAENVLTNVENVLPLLNLYPLKDAELLKMEELQPLQKQVLVEKHLISPNLAEQSIKGACLLSQNEEISIMINEEDHIRIQCILSGLQLQAALDLANAVDDELEQHLDYAFNEVRGYLTSCPTNVGTGLRASVMLHLPGLVMTQQMRHLIPSINQLGLVVRGIYGEGSEALGNIFQISNQITLGKSEEDIILDLTNVVEQIVNQERSAREAVVKTSGIQLEDKVYRSLGVLKNSRIIETKEAAQCLSDVRLGIDLGYIQNISRNILNELMILTQPGFLQQYAGGQLRPFERDVRRATLIRERLQLEINK
- a CDS encoding UvrB/UvrC motif-containing protein → MVCQECQKRPATLHFTKIINGEKTEVHLCEQCAQDKGNLFMFNNSSGLSINNLLAGLFNLSPNIEHINNKAMMQESGIIQCDHCGMTMNQFLKIGRFGCAHCYNAFQEQLTPFLKRLHGGNWKHSGKIPKRTGGTLNIQKKIGILKETLQALIAKEEFEKAAEVRDEIRLYEKQLNEGGEY